The Strix aluco isolate bStrAlu1 chromosome 23, bStrAlu1.hap1, whole genome shotgun sequence DNA window GTTCCACAAACTGAGTCCCCTGGTGCAGTGCTGGGTGCAGGGCAGAGTGACCAGGGCCCACCGCTCGTAGACACACCCTCCCTCGGAACCCCTGTCCTTGACGCAGCTCTCGGAGGCTcctttgtgtatttatttaatgACCGAATGAGGGTCGATGCCTCAACCCCTCCCCGAGGAGAGCCTGATGCTGGCTGCCCGCTGCCCACATCCCGCCTCGGGGTCTGTTCCCCGTCCCACCACGGCCGGAGCTGCCGCTGCCAAGAGGCACTTTCCCTGCCAAGGCTCTCGCTCCGGGTGGCCCAGAGGCTCGGAGGATTTGCGTGCCTCGACTTAACCCTCCCCGGCACAGTgaggccgcggcggggccctgcccagcctcccGGCGGGgatgcacctggctgctccgggcGTGCTTTCCTTTTTAGCGTGGAAAAACCAACAACGGCTGGAAAATGACCGTGGCCACACCCCGGTGTCAGAGGAGCCGGCTCGAGTCCGCTCCCCTGGGCGCCAGGCGCGGCCGGCGGCTGGGCGGACGCTGCTCCACAAGCGTTAATGCCCGCGGCCGCCACTCCGGGCGGCTGATCCCGGCCCGGCACGCAGGTGAGCGGGGCGAGGGAGCATGGCCGGGAGCTGGCAGGCCAAGGCGCAGGCCGGGGGGATGCTGCTGGCCCTCCTCGGGTGGGTCTCCTCCTGCGTCACCACCATTGTGCCGCTCTGGAAGAGCCTCAGCCTGGACCTGAACGAGCTGGAGGTCTGGACCATGGGGCTGTGGCAGGTCTGCATCGCCCACGAGGAGGGAGCGGTCGAGTGCCGAGCCCACGGCTCCTTCCTGGCACTGCCCCCCGAGCTGCGCGTCTCCCGCCTCCTGATGTGCCTCTCCAacgggctggggctgctgggcgCGCTCCTGGCCGCCGCGGGGCTGGAGGGCTGGCGAAGCTGCCAGGACCGGCCCGGGCTGAAGCAGCGGCTCCTGCTCGCCGGGGCAGCGGCATTCGGCGTGGCGGCGCTGGCCACCCTGGCGCCGGTCTCCTGGGTTGCCTACAACACCGTCCTCGACTTCTGGGACGACACTGTCCCCGACATCGTCCCCCGGTGGGAATTCGGGGAGGCCACGTTCCTGGGGTGGTTTGCCGGAGCCTTCCTCGCCGCCGGCGGGCTGCTCCTCGCCTGCAGCGCCTGCTCCGCAAGGGCCGCAACGCCGCCGGCCCCTGCCTGCCGccagccccccaccccacggGGTGTGGCCGGGGgccaccacccccaccccaaaaacgCAGACCTGGTCATCTAGGTACTGGGGGTGCCGTGCCCCACGCACACCCCGGCTCTCCCCAGCACAGGGATGGCTCCTGCGTCTTTTACAGGAGGATTGGCTAATCCCTGCGGCAGCCCTgcggattttttttccttcctctgcgTGCctgcttcactttttcttttccaaggagCAAGAGCTTTCCCCACAGCAGGCGTGGGGCAGAGCCTGGTGAATCCATGGGCGAGTCACTGACGGATGATGCTGCGTGAACTTCCCCTGTGGGTCCCCCGTGGCCCAGCCTGGGGTGGTTGGTCGCTGCGGCCCCGGCAGCGGCTCAGCCCTGGCCCACCCGGGTCCCCCTGATGTATTCACAATAAACGGTGGCGGTGGTCGGCAGCGTCTCTGTGCTCCGGACGTGCAGCCATGTCTGGTGGGAAGCCGGCGCgagtggggagggagggtgggagctGCGAGGGGCAGCGCTGCCGCTCCAGCGATGCTTCGGTAGGGCCAGAAAagactgaggggggaaaaaagagagaagggtaGAAAAcgagggggagagggaaaatgAGCCCGCTTGCAGG harbors:
- the CLDN25 gene encoding claudin-25, translating into MAGSWQAKAQAGGMLLALLGWVSSCVTTIVPLWKSLSLDLNELEVWTMGLWQVCIAHEEGAVECRAHGSFLALPPELRVSRLLMCLSNGLGLLGALLAAAGLEGWRSCQDRPGLKQRLLLAGAAAFGVAALATLAPVSWVAYNTVLDFWDDTVPDIVPRWEFGEATFLGWFAGAFLAAGGLLLACSACSARAATPPAPACRQPPTPRGVAGGHHPHPKNADLVI